Proteins encoded by one window of Chanos chanos chromosome 7, fChaCha1.1, whole genome shotgun sequence:
- the prelid3b gene encoding PRELI domain containing protein 3B isoform X1 codes for MKIWASEHIFNHPWETVTKAAMQKYPNPMNPSVFGVDVLDRSVDEQGRLHSKRLLSTEWGLPSIVKSIIGNIRTCTYIQEHSVVDPKERTLELQSANITFTNLVSVDERLTYRPHPEDSEKTILTQEAIISVKGVSLSSYLEGLMASTISTNAGKGREAMEWVIRRLNTEIEDLAATARGTMRTPMAAAVTEK; via the exons ATGAAGATCTGGGCATCTGAGCACATTTTCAA CCACCCTTGGGAGACGGTGACCAAAGCTGCCATGCAGAAGTACCCCAACCCCATGAACCCTAGCGTGTTTGGAGTGGATGTTCTGGACAGGAGTGTGGACGAGCAAGGCCGTCTCCACAGCAAGAGGCTCCTCAGCACTGAATGGGGTCTTCCCTCCATTGTTAAATCT ATTATCGGGAACATTCggacatgcacatacattcaGGAGCACTCTGTTGTGGACCCcaaagagagaacattagaaCTTCAGTCTGCAAAT ATCACATTCACCAACCTGGTGTCAGTGGATGAGAGGCTCACGTACAGGCCTCACCCTGAAGACTCAGAGAA gaCTATACTGACGCAGGAGGCCATCATCTCTGTGAAGGGTGTTAGTCTGAGCAGTTACCTGGAAGGGCTTATGGCCAGCACCATTTCCACAAATGCAGGAAAG GGTCGAGAGGCGATGGAGTGGGTGATACGGAGATTGAACACTGAAATCGAGGACCTCGCAGCCACAGCAAGGGGAACCATGAGAACACCAATGGCGGCCGCGGTCACAGAAAAATga
- the prelid3b gene encoding PRELI domain containing protein 3B isoform X2: protein MKIWASEHIFNHPWETVTKAAMQKYPNPMNPSVFGVDVLDRSVDEQGRLHSKRLLSTEWGLPSIVKSITFTNLVSVDERLTYRPHPEDSEKTILTQEAIISVKGVSLSSYLEGLMASTISTNAGKGREAMEWVIRRLNTEIEDLAATARGTMRTPMAAAVTEK, encoded by the exons ATGAAGATCTGGGCATCTGAGCACATTTTCAA CCACCCTTGGGAGACGGTGACCAAAGCTGCCATGCAGAAGTACCCCAACCCCATGAACCCTAGCGTGTTTGGAGTGGATGTTCTGGACAGGAGTGTGGACGAGCAAGGCCGTCTCCACAGCAAGAGGCTCCTCAGCACTGAATGGGGTCTTCCCTCCATTGTTAAATCT ATCACATTCACCAACCTGGTGTCAGTGGATGAGAGGCTCACGTACAGGCCTCACCCTGAAGACTCAGAGAA gaCTATACTGACGCAGGAGGCCATCATCTCTGTGAAGGGTGTTAGTCTGAGCAGTTACCTGGAAGGGCTTATGGCCAGCACCATTTCCACAAATGCAGGAAAG GGTCGAGAGGCGATGGAGTGGGTGATACGGAGATTGAACACTGAAATCGAGGACCTCGCAGCCACAGCAAGGGGAACCATGAGAACACCAATGGCGGCCGCGGTCACAGAAAAATga
- the atp5f1e gene encoding ATP synthase F(1) complex subunit epsilon, mitochondrial has protein sequence MVSYWRQAGLSYIRYSAVCARVVRAALKPQVKAEAMRNAEANVKITKVKTA, from the exons ATGGTTTCTTACTGGAGACAAGCCGGGCTTAG TTATATCAGGTACTCAGCCGTCTGTGCCAGGGTGGTGCGAGCAGCACTGAAGCCCCAGGTGAAAGCAGAGGCCATGAGAAACGCAGAGGCTAATGTGAAAATTACGAAAGTGAAGACGGCATGA